One genomic window of Pelagicoccus enzymogenes includes the following:
- a CDS encoding alanine/glycine:cation symporter family protein, whose translation MSKIVDFLNNVIWSNWLVGLCLIAGLYFTVATRFLQLRQIPAMLRYLFSGKESAAGLSSFQAFALAVSGRVGTGNIVGVATAIAMGGPGAVFWMWVIAFLGAGSAFAEAALAQMYKKEIDGEYRGGPAYYIEQGLGVKWYAVVFALSTILATGLLLPSVQSNSIGAAVNNAFGLSPYITGLVIVGLLAVIIFGGVHRIGHVAQVAVPFMALGYIIIALVVIVANASEIPAVFGTIFRNAFGLDPALGGLLGAAIQWGVKRGIYSNEAGQGTAPIAAATAEVDHPAKQGLVQAFSVYVDTWFVCTATAIMILITDSFNVFDADGKPIIENLEGFPAGPIYTQNAVDSLLPGFGSAFIAIALLFFAFTTLLAYYYYTESNLVYLLKSGPARQRATQIVRVLFLGLIYYGSIKSASLAWAMGDVGVGLMAWVNIIAILLLSPQVFRCLKDFEAQQKAGKDPSFDPEAANLRKATFWKK comes from the coding sequence GTGTCCAAAATCGTAGACTTCCTCAACAACGTCATCTGGTCCAACTGGCTGGTCGGCCTCTGCCTCATCGCGGGGCTCTACTTTACGGTGGCGACCCGCTTCCTGCAGCTCAGGCAGATTCCCGCCATGCTGCGCTACCTGTTCTCCGGCAAGGAATCAGCCGCAGGCCTCTCGTCCTTCCAAGCCTTCGCCCTAGCGGTTTCCGGCCGGGTGGGTACAGGCAACATCGTCGGCGTCGCCACCGCCATCGCCATGGGCGGCCCGGGCGCCGTCTTCTGGATGTGGGTCATCGCCTTCCTCGGAGCCGGATCCGCCTTCGCGGAAGCCGCCCTCGCCCAAATGTACAAGAAGGAAATCGACGGCGAATACCGCGGCGGCCCTGCCTATTACATCGAACAGGGCCTCGGCGTAAAATGGTACGCCGTCGTCTTCGCCCTCTCAACCATACTCGCCACCGGCCTGCTCCTCCCCAGCGTCCAGTCCAACTCTATCGGAGCCGCCGTAAACAACGCCTTTGGACTCTCCCCTTACATCACCGGCCTCGTCATCGTCGGCCTCCTCGCCGTCATCATCTTCGGCGGCGTGCACCGCATCGGCCACGTCGCCCAGGTCGCCGTCCCCTTCATGGCCCTCGGCTACATCATCATCGCCCTCGTCGTCATCGTCGCCAACGCTTCCGAAATCCCCGCCGTCTTCGGCACCATTTTCCGCAACGCTTTCGGGCTCGATCCCGCCCTCGGCGGTCTGCTCGGCGCCGCTATCCAATGGGGCGTCAAACGCGGCATCTACTCCAACGAGGCCGGACAAGGTACCGCCCCTATCGCTGCCGCCACCGCCGAAGTCGACCACCCCGCCAAGCAAGGCCTCGTGCAAGCCTTCTCCGTTTACGTGGACACCTGGTTCGTCTGCACCGCGACCGCGATCATGATCCTCATTACCGACTCCTTCAACGTCTTCGACGCCGACGGAAAACCGATCATCGAGAACCTCGAAGGCTTCCCGGCCGGCCCCATCTACACCCAAAACGCCGTCGACAGCCTGCTCCCGGGCTTCGGCTCGGCCTTCATCGCCATCGCCCTGCTCTTCTTCGCCTTCACCACCTTGCTGGCTTACTACTACTACACCGAGTCCAACCTCGTTTACCTGCTCAAGTCTGGACCCGCTCGCCAACGCGCCACCCAGATCGTGCGCGTTCTCTTCCTCGGCCTCATCTACTACGGATCCATCAAGTCCGCCTCTCTCGCCTGGGCTATGGGCGACGTCGGCGTCGGGCTCATGGCCTGGGTCAACATCATCGCCATCCTCCTGCTCAGTCCCCAAGTCTTCCGCTGCTTAAAAGACTTCGAGGCCCAGCAAAAAGCCGGCAAGGACCCCAGCTTCGACCCCGAAGCCGCCAATCTACGCAAGGCCACCTTCTGGAAAAAGTAG
- a CDS encoding OsmC family protein, whose protein sequence is MSEHIATLTWNRGDAAFDYKSYSRNHSWDFGNGAIITASAASDFLGDPDKVDPEQAFVASLSSCHMLTFLAIAAMSKITVESYTDRAVGHLEKNESGKPVITRVDLYPKIEFAEGSAPSDKMLERLHHKAHQECFLANSVTCEIVTHLPPS, encoded by the coding sequence ATGTCCGAACACATTGCCACCCTTACCTGGAATCGCGGGGACGCCGCATTCGACTACAAAAGCTACTCCCGCAACCACAGCTGGGACTTCGGCAACGGCGCCATCATCACCGCATCCGCTGCCAGCGACTTTCTGGGCGACCCCGACAAGGTTGACCCCGAGCAAGCCTTCGTCGCATCCCTCTCCAGCTGCCACATGCTTACCTTTCTCGCAATCGCGGCCATGAGCAAGATCACCGTGGAGAGCTACACCGACCGAGCCGTCGGCCACCTAGAAAAGAACGAATCGGGCAAGCCTGTCATCACCCGCGTCGACCTCTATCCCAAGATCGAATTCGCCGAGGGATCCGCTCCCAGCGACAAAATGCTGGAGCGGCTCCACCACAAGGCCCACCAAGAGTGCTTCCTCGCCAACTCAGTCACCTGCGAAATCGTCACCCACCTCCCGCCCTCCTGA
- a CDS encoding UvrB/UvrC motif-containing protein — MSESRPKNCSHCNAPTSIHLTKVVDGEAVKMGVCSQCPKAKAYQEGMAWDLIDEENGGQQPKLPKDNERTCPGCGLTPSDFKEHGRLGCSRCYETFEAKLEPVINKLHRGGYHLGKVPGGKKRVVSPAEIADLKRRLDEHVSREEYEMAAVVRDQIKELGA; from the coding sequence ATGAGTGAATCCCGACCCAAAAATTGCTCACATTGCAACGCTCCCACTTCGATACATTTGACCAAGGTCGTTGATGGGGAGGCGGTAAAGATGGGAGTCTGCTCCCAGTGCCCCAAAGCGAAAGCTTACCAAGAGGGAATGGCATGGGATCTCATCGATGAAGAAAACGGAGGGCAGCAACCGAAGTTGCCTAAGGACAACGAGCGCACGTGCCCCGGCTGCGGGCTTACGCCGTCGGACTTCAAGGAGCATGGCCGGCTCGGCTGCTCTCGCTGTTACGAGACTTTTGAAGCCAAGCTCGAGCCAGTGATCAACAAGCTGCATCGAGGGGGTTACCACCTAGGCAAGGTGCCGGGCGGGAAAAAGCGCGTGGTTTCGCCTGCCGAGATCGCGGACTTGAAGCGACGCCTCGACGAACACGTGAGTCGCGAGGAGTATGAAATGGCTGCGGTGGTGCGGGACCAGATCAAGGAACTCGGGGCTTGA
- a CDS encoding response regulator: MPDSKKIILLEDDKASSRLLSMFLESKGYEVQESREGRFAIEMALRDTPDLMIVDVLLPDMHGSEAVKKLTATDRMHDLKVLFLTSLLSKSTEAGKVTRLKVGGKEYPALSKPFKPASLEKVVAEMLAGDN, encoded by the coding sequence ATGCCCGACTCAAAGAAGATTATCCTACTGGAAGACGACAAGGCTTCGTCCCGTTTGCTCTCTATGTTTTTGGAGTCGAAAGGCTACGAGGTGCAAGAGAGCCGCGAAGGACGATTCGCGATCGAAATGGCGCTCAGGGACACGCCCGATCTGATGATCGTGGACGTGCTGCTGCCGGACATGCACGGTTCGGAAGCGGTCAAGAAACTTACCGCTACGGATCGCATGCACGATCTCAAGGTGCTGTTTCTGACCTCGCTGCTCAGCAAGTCGACGGAAGCTGGCAAGGTGACTCGTTTGAAGGTCGGGGGCAAGGAGTACCCTGCGTTGTCGAAGCCGTTCAAGCCAGCGAGTTTGGAAAAGGTCGTTGCCGAGATGTTGGCGGGCGACAACTAG
- a CDS encoding class I SAM-dependent RNA methyltransferase — protein MSEKDTPSPRPPRKFKPEPFQYHEEIELEITTLTNMGQGLGRINDWVVMVRFALPGERVRARVYRNDKNFSEADLVEVLTPSPHRIEAPCPVFSECGGCQYQHFEYSAQLEWKTKQVKELLWHMARVDHPVLPAIASPKLYGYRSKLTPHFNVPRGDRPMTIGFLKAGTRSQYVEVEHCPLISDEMNATLARVRAKTKARHLEKPFKKGGTLLIREHLDGVSTDPKQTIREKVGDITFSFIAGEFFQNNPSILPAFTGYVRDKARAAGAKYLVDAYCGSGLFTLTAAQDFEQVVGVEVSEQSIEYARRNAESNQIENASFVLGDAASIFENIQFAGEDSAVVIDPPRKGSSEAFLNQLIAFGPRSVVYVSCNPATQMRDLQTLLSGGYQIEEIQPFDLFPQTRHLECVVVLKKA, from the coding sequence ATGAGCGAAAAAGACACTCCTTCCCCGCGGCCGCCCCGCAAATTCAAGCCCGAACCCTTCCAGTACCACGAGGAAATCGAGCTAGAAATCACCACCCTCACCAATATGGGACAAGGCCTCGGGCGCATCAACGACTGGGTCGTCATGGTTCGCTTCGCTCTGCCCGGGGAACGCGTTCGAGCCCGCGTCTACCGCAACGACAAAAATTTCTCGGAAGCCGACCTCGTCGAGGTCCTGACCCCATCCCCGCACCGCATCGAAGCGCCCTGCCCCGTCTTCAGCGAATGCGGAGGCTGCCAGTATCAGCATTTCGAATACTCAGCCCAGCTCGAGTGGAAGACCAAGCAAGTCAAGGAACTGCTCTGGCACATGGCGCGCGTGGACCATCCCGTGCTCCCCGCCATCGCCTCCCCCAAGCTGTACGGCTATCGCTCCAAGCTAACGCCTCACTTCAACGTGCCACGCGGCGACCGCCCCATGACCATCGGCTTCCTCAAAGCCGGAACTCGCAGCCAATACGTCGAGGTTGAACACTGCCCGCTCATCAGCGACGAGATGAACGCAACCCTCGCTCGCGTTCGGGCCAAAACCAAGGCTCGCCACCTGGAGAAGCCTTTCAAGAAAGGCGGCACCCTGCTCATCCGGGAGCACCTCGATGGCGTTTCCACCGACCCCAAGCAAACGATCCGCGAAAAGGTCGGCGACATCACCTTCTCCTTCATTGCCGGCGAGTTCTTTCAAAACAACCCCTCCATCCTCCCAGCCTTCACCGGCTACGTGCGAGACAAGGCTCGCGCCGCGGGAGCGAAGTACCTCGTCGATGCCTACTGCGGTTCCGGCCTCTTCACCCTGACGGCCGCCCAAGACTTCGAGCAAGTTGTGGGCGTCGAAGTGTCCGAGCAATCCATCGAGTATGCCCGGCGCAACGCCGAGAGCAACCAAATCGAAAACGCCAGCTTCGTGCTGGGCGATGCCGCCTCCATCTTCGAAAACATCCAGTTCGCCGGAGAGGACTCCGCTGTCGTGATCGATCCGCCACGCAAGGGTTCCAGCGAAGCGTTCCTCAATCAGCTCATCGCTTTCGGTCCCCGCTCCGTGGTCTACGTCTCCTGCAATCCCGCCACCCAAATGCGTGACTTGCAAACCCTGCTGAGCGGAGGCTACCAGATCGAGGAGATCCAGCCTTTCGACCTCTTTCCCCAGACCCGCCACCTCGAGTGCGTGGTCGTCCTGAAGAAGGCCTAA
- a CDS encoding SufE family protein codes for MSIEAKRDALVEELAPFEDHFERFAYIVDRAKSNAPLPEEYKIDAFLIEGCLSRLWVYPEFKDGKCYFHTDSDAAITKGTSTLLCDLYSEESPEAIIALEPDFLAEVGITQHLSPNRRNGLTNVRKRIKAYAELCLKNAENQ; via the coding sequence ATGAGTATTGAAGCGAAAAGGGATGCGTTAGTGGAAGAGTTGGCTCCGTTCGAGGACCATTTCGAGCGATTTGCTTACATCGTCGACCGAGCCAAGTCGAATGCTCCGCTGCCGGAAGAGTACAAGATCGATGCCTTTCTGATCGAGGGATGCCTGTCTCGACTTTGGGTTTACCCGGAGTTCAAGGACGGCAAATGCTATTTTCATACGGATTCGGATGCGGCGATCACCAAAGGAACGTCGACGCTTTTGTGCGACCTCTACAGTGAGGAGTCGCCGGAGGCGATCATCGCTTTGGAGCCGGACTTCCTTGCGGAGGTCGGAATCACGCAGCATCTCTCTCCCAATCGCCGCAACGGGCTGACCAACGTGCGCAAGCGGATCAAGGCATATGCCGAGCTTTGCTTGAAAAACGCTGAAAACCAGTAA
- a CDS encoding bifunctional diaminohydroxyphosphoribosylaminopyrimidine deaminase/5-amino-6-(5-phosphoribosylamino)uracil reductase RibD, whose product MEQIQRDESFMRAAVCEAVRGDPVKTSPNPRVGAVIVENGEIVAKGHFEKDGGPHAERQAFAALGRKPAEGAVIYVTLEPCSTKGRTGACTDAILESGIKRVVVGASDPTPEHRGNATRVLRDAGVEVLAGVLEAECAALNPGYRGHSTDKSAKSGKGDA is encoded by the coding sequence ATGGAGCAGATTCAGAGAGACGAAAGTTTCATGCGGGCGGCGGTTTGCGAGGCGGTGCGGGGAGACCCGGTGAAGACGAGCCCGAATCCGCGAGTAGGAGCTGTGATCGTGGAAAATGGCGAGATCGTGGCGAAAGGGCACTTCGAGAAAGATGGCGGCCCTCACGCCGAGCGACAGGCTTTCGCGGCGCTGGGCCGTAAACCGGCGGAGGGTGCGGTGATTTACGTAACCTTGGAACCCTGTTCAACGAAGGGAAGGACGGGGGCCTGCACCGATGCGATTCTCGAGTCAGGCATCAAGCGTGTGGTGGTGGGGGCTTCGGACCCGACTCCCGAGCATCGGGGCAACGCGACTCGGGTCTTGCGGGACGCAGGGGTCGAAGTGTTGGCAGGTGTTCTGGAGGCGGAGTGCGCGGCGCTCAATCCTGGCTACCGAGGGCATTCGACTGACAAAAGCGCGAAGTCCGGCAAGGGTGACGCTTGA
- the yidD gene encoding membrane protein insertion efficiency factor YidD: MKGELGQGRGLVGRIVADVFIFLVRVYQWTLSPLKNAIFGAGAACRFRPTCSHYAIECLRTLPLVKALRLATWRILRCNPWGGQGWDPVPKMVYREGPDGKPVKSLRDML, translated from the coding sequence ATGAAGGGTGAGTTGGGGCAGGGCCGTGGCTTGGTTGGCCGTATTGTCGCTGATGTATTCATATTTTTGGTACGAGTATACCAGTGGACGTTGTCACCCCTGAAGAATGCGATTTTCGGGGCTGGTGCTGCTTGCCGGTTTCGTCCGACGTGCTCGCACTACGCGATCGAGTGCCTGCGTACGCTGCCGTTGGTCAAGGCGTTGCGCCTGGCGACGTGGCGGATTTTGCGTTGCAACCCATGGGGCGGGCAAGGCTGGGATCCGGTGCCGAAGATGGTTTACCGCGAGGGGCCCGACGGGAAGCCGGTGAAGAGTTTGAGGGATATGTTGTAG
- the dcd gene encoding dCTP deaminase translates to MILSDKAILEGMEKGEIVVEPFDRAALGTNSYDVHLSKHLATYTDEVLDARSHNKISHFEIPEEGYVLKPGTVYLGSTFEYTETHAHVPFLEGKSSVGRLGIDIHATAGKGDVGFCNHWTLEISVAQPVRVYAGMPIGQLIYFYVEGDIENYYNKKASAKYNQRTPLPMESMMWKNKF, encoded by the coding sequence ATGATACTCTCAGACAAAGCCATTCTGGAAGGCATGGAAAAAGGCGAGATCGTCGTCGAACCCTTCGACCGCGCGGCCCTCGGCACCAACAGCTACGACGTGCACCTCAGCAAGCACCTCGCGACCTATACCGACGAAGTGCTCGACGCCCGCTCCCACAACAAGATCTCCCACTTCGAAATACCAGAAGAGGGCTATGTCCTAAAGCCCGGCACCGTCTACCTCGGCTCCACCTTCGAGTACACCGAAACCCATGCCCACGTCCCCTTCCTCGAAGGCAAGTCGAGCGTGGGCCGACTCGGCATCGACATCCACGCCACCGCCGGCAAGGGAGATGTCGGCTTCTGCAATCATTGGACCCTCGAGATTTCCGTGGCCCAGCCCGTACGCGTCTACGCCGGCATGCCCATCGGCCAGCTAATCTACTTCTACGTCGAAGGCGACATCGAGAACTACTACAACAAGAAGGCCTCCGCCAAATACAACCAGCGCACTCCACTCCCCATGGAATCCATGATGTGGAAGAACAAGTTCTAG
- a CDS encoding bifunctional GNAT family N-acetyltransferase/carbon-nitrogen hydrolase family protein, translating to MVTVREANTEDLATLVELNKLCFPAMAEENVVWTISQLSNHLRLFPQGQLVAVEDDKILGAVSSLIVDLGVDAYRDHTYAGITDGGYFHNHNPEGDSLYGADVYVHPDARGRGVGHLLYQARRDLCKRLNLRRIVAGGRIHGYHEHADSMSPENYVAEVENGRIDDLVLNFQLREGFIVRGVIKNYIQDPLSKNYATFLEWINPDYQPVEKDGRKVRVSCVQYQVRGIASFEDFADQVEYFVETAADYRSDFVVFPEFFSVQLLSQKKLRKLPSVEGIRKLSEMTKPFMELMSRLAKEYGLYIVAGSHPMEVDGSLQNVCPIFAPDGSHTLQPKLHITPSEKKYWGISGGNDLRVISTPKARIGILICYDSEFPEAARYLADQGAEIIFVPYCTDTRQGFLRVRYCSQARAIENQVYVVTAGIIGNLPSVPAMDIHYGKAAVFSPSDHEFARDGIQAEADSNVEMMLVSDLDINDLYRSRASGSVTPMLDRRKDLFQFISNLPGDQHKSTPSENGPMGLPV from the coding sequence ATGGTAACCGTTCGTGAAGCAAACACCGAAGACCTCGCGACCCTAGTCGAGCTGAACAAGCTCTGTTTTCCCGCAATGGCAGAGGAGAACGTGGTCTGGACTATCTCTCAACTCTCTAACCATCTGCGGCTCTTTCCCCAAGGCCAGCTCGTCGCGGTCGAGGACGACAAGATCCTAGGCGCCGTGTCCAGCCTCATCGTCGACCTCGGCGTCGACGCCTACCGCGACCACACTTACGCTGGCATCACCGATGGCGGCTACTTTCACAACCACAACCCAGAGGGCGACAGCCTTTACGGAGCCGACGTCTACGTGCATCCGGACGCCCGCGGACGCGGCGTCGGCCACCTGCTCTACCAAGCCCGGCGCGACCTTTGCAAACGCCTCAATCTTCGACGTATCGTCGCTGGCGGCCGTATTCACGGCTACCACGAACACGCGGACTCCATGAGTCCCGAGAACTACGTCGCCGAAGTGGAAAACGGCAGAATCGACGACCTTGTACTCAACTTCCAACTACGGGAGGGGTTCATCGTCCGAGGCGTTATCAAGAACTACATTCAAGATCCCCTCAGCAAAAACTACGCGACCTTCCTCGAGTGGATCAACCCCGACTACCAACCTGTCGAAAAAGATGGCCGCAAAGTACGTGTATCCTGCGTGCAATATCAGGTCCGCGGCATTGCCAGCTTCGAGGACTTCGCCGACCAAGTAGAATACTTCGTCGAAACCGCTGCCGACTACCGCTCCGACTTCGTGGTCTTTCCCGAATTCTTTTCCGTGCAGCTGCTCTCCCAGAAGAAGCTTCGCAAGCTCCCTTCCGTGGAAGGAATTCGAAAGCTTTCAGAGATGACCAAGCCTTTCATGGAGCTCATGAGTCGCCTCGCCAAAGAGTACGGACTCTACATCGTCGCCGGCAGCCATCCGATGGAAGTCGACGGCAGCCTGCAAAACGTCTGCCCCATCTTCGCTCCAGACGGCTCCCACACCCTTCAGCCCAAGCTTCACATCACTCCCTCGGAGAAAAAATACTGGGGCATCAGCGGAGGAAACGACCTACGCGTCATTAGCACTCCCAAAGCCCGCATCGGCATCCTCATCTGTTACGACTCGGAATTCCCCGAAGCAGCCCGCTACCTTGCCGACCAAGGCGCCGAGATCATCTTCGTCCCCTACTGCACCGACACCCGCCAAGGTTTCCTCCGCGTGCGCTACTGCAGCCAGGCCCGAGCCATCGAAAACCAAGTCTACGTCGTCACCGCTGGCATCATCGGCAACCTACCCAGCGTCCCCGCCATGGACATCCACTACGGTAAGGCCGCCGTCTTCAGCCCTAGCGACCACGAGTTCGCTCGCGACGGCATCCAGGCCGAAGCTGACTCCAACGTAGAGATGATGCTCGTATCCGACCTCGACATCAACGACCTCTACCGCAGCCGCGCCTCCGGCAGCGTGACTCCCATGCTAGACCGCCGCAAGGACCTCTTCCAGTTCATCAGCAACCTTCCCGGCGACCAACACAAGTCCACGCCCTCTGAAAACGGTCCCATGGGACTACCTGTTTAA
- a CDS encoding ATP-binding protein yields the protein MSSEPSTPHEDAKPHFIPRSAELDELASLLPLLGVELGDNRVFNVWGEKGVGKSSFISEFRESERMRKEKVLWIQPTRDEPLDDIPEFIRACAKTIRYPSNPDKEKKISEQLESVQRGKVNPIVSDDSILITRSSIAKQKKAYINQAAASSVGRTENVRDDFEINVGLGESKANNHAEGFLDALPLKSLGTDLTIIYIEHYDRLSVTVMDWLRDYVFPAATNGAYRRSLVFLLESQDPLRFAYPLENWGDWSNLTEDFQLPPLNVSDTLKTARALVTDPARASFLAHGSLGYPADLQASAKQVAALDLKPARAFLETLDKVDQLKIAALSLPKIVQADEISSLFGQEASSIFDWAKELPTDLIARSSNGKALNFDEGLRCEAISRFADIPKFQSYAKAWRPAGRLSRNVPSRNERSKLLLLAGLLWIDTQLCNALFKDQANKILPFVTDSKSIFKRKQNRYCISSHLRDDLLKTALSMEHPGVGIVFKKASKLWEERKTEIESQISQIESQIEDREQELKELSHKQTETIAQIRIQDRATNESDTPNKGPGLLSKILHRGEGDSHSPDSLRKLNKSLSAQIQAKEGEVDTLKAELHSAQDALKHPYVPATLQ from the coding sequence ATGTCGTCAGAACCATCAACTCCACACGAAGACGCCAAGCCTCACTTCATTCCGCGAAGCGCGGAATTGGACGAGCTCGCCAGCCTCCTTCCTTTGCTCGGAGTCGAGTTGGGCGACAATCGAGTCTTCAACGTTTGGGGCGAAAAAGGAGTCGGCAAGTCCTCCTTCATTTCCGAGTTCCGCGAAAGCGAGCGCATGAGAAAAGAGAAGGTTCTTTGGATACAGCCCACGCGCGACGAACCGCTGGACGATATCCCGGAGTTCATCCGAGCCTGCGCCAAAACCATCCGCTATCCTTCCAATCCCGACAAAGAGAAGAAAATCTCCGAGCAACTCGAGAGCGTGCAACGCGGCAAGGTAAACCCCATCGTTTCAGACGACTCCATCCTCATTACTCGCAGCAGCATCGCTAAGCAGAAAAAAGCCTACATCAACCAAGCCGCTGCCTCTTCCGTCGGCCGAACGGAAAACGTGCGCGACGATTTCGAGATCAACGTCGGATTAGGTGAAAGCAAGGCCAACAACCACGCCGAAGGCTTCCTCGACGCCCTTCCCCTCAAATCCCTAGGGACCGATCTCACCATCATCTACATCGAGCACTACGACCGCCTTTCCGTCACCGTCATGGACTGGCTGCGCGACTACGTTTTTCCCGCGGCGACCAACGGAGCCTACCGCCGCAGCCTCGTATTCCTGCTCGAGTCCCAAGATCCGCTTCGCTTCGCGTATCCACTGGAAAACTGGGGAGATTGGTCTAACCTCACCGAAGACTTCCAACTGCCCCCTCTCAACGTAAGCGATACCCTCAAAACCGCTCGCGCCCTCGTGACCGACCCAGCGCGCGCCAGCTTCCTCGCTCACGGTAGCCTCGGATACCCCGCTGACTTGCAGGCATCCGCCAAGCAGGTGGCAGCGCTCGACCTCAAACCCGCAAGAGCCTTCCTCGAAACGCTCGACAAGGTCGACCAACTCAAGATCGCAGCGCTCAGCCTCCCCAAAATCGTGCAAGCCGACGAAATCTCCTCACTGTTCGGCCAGGAGGCTTCATCGATCTTCGACTGGGCAAAAGAGCTGCCTACGGATTTGATCGCTCGCTCCTCCAACGGAAAAGCCCTCAACTTTGATGAGGGATTGCGCTGCGAAGCGATCTCTCGCTTTGCCGACATTCCGAAATTCCAATCCTACGCAAAAGCCTGGCGACCAGCAGGGCGACTCTCGCGGAACGTTCCCTCCCGAAACGAGCGCTCCAAGCTCCTCTTGCTCGCCGGCCTGCTCTGGATCGATACGCAACTTTGCAACGCGCTCTTCAAGGACCAAGCCAATAAAATACTCCCCTTCGTCACCGACTCGAAATCCATTTTCAAGCGAAAGCAAAACCGCTACTGCATTTCCAGCCACCTCCGTGACGACCTGCTGAAAACCGCCCTCTCGATGGAACATCCCGGCGTTGGCATCGTATTCAAAAAAGCCAGCAAACTGTGGGAAGAACGAAAAACGGAGATCGAAAGTCAAATTTCCCAAATCGAATCTCAAATCGAAGACCGGGAACAAGAACTTAAAGAACTATCCCACAAGCAAACCGAGACAATCGCCCAAATCCGTATTCAGGATCGCGCGACAAATGAATCCGACACACCAAACAAAGGCCCAGGCCTGCTCTCGAAGATCCTGCACCGCGGCGAGGGCGACTCCCATTCGCCAGATTCGCTACGCAAGCTAAACAAGTCACTCTCCGCCCAAATCCAAGCGAAAGAAGGCGAAGTCGACACCCTAAAGGCCGAGCTTCACTCCGCCCAGGACGCATTGAAGCATCCCTACGTGCCAGCAACCCTCCAATAA
- a CDS encoding ATP-grasp domain-containing protein, producing MKLLLKLQNAIKEMMLDSRSKQRNLLLLSGGSKVAIARIAKKAARKRGIELHISDTSPQVPTSAIADHFTTLPSHTSSGWIEALLQFCEGAKIGLIIPSRHSELTVLEQARPQLRKIGTQVAISDASTLKTCIHKLDTYRFLKNHGIPTPRTCLKNEYDQQFPFPIVAKPERGFSSSGAQTIESAEGLDHVPPEWILQEKATGIEHTVNLYLSKSGEVRCCIPHERLAVEAGEVVQAQTRRHASLIKTCQEIAHKLPGARGIINIQGFVDPASDTLKVIEINPRIGGGYPLCDAAKGHYIEWLCREYLDGEEIAPFDQWTENLLMMRYRDALFSL from the coding sequence ATGAAGTTGCTCCTCAAGCTGCAAAACGCCATCAAAGAAATGATGCTAGACTCACGCTCAAAGCAGAGAAACCTGCTCCTCCTCTCCGGCGGCAGTAAAGTCGCAATCGCGAGAATCGCCAAAAAGGCGGCAAGAAAACGCGGCATCGAACTCCATATTTCGGATACGAGCCCCCAAGTTCCTACATCGGCCATCGCCGATCACTTTACCACACTCCCCAGCCACACGAGCTCAGGCTGGATCGAAGCGCTCCTGCAATTTTGCGAGGGAGCGAAAATCGGACTGATCATTCCAAGTCGACATAGCGAGCTTACCGTCTTGGAACAAGCAAGGCCCCAACTACGAAAGATTGGCACTCAAGTCGCCATCTCCGACGCGAGTACCCTGAAAACCTGCATTCATAAACTCGATACATATCGCTTTCTGAAAAACCATGGCATCCCCACCCCTCGCACGTGCCTAAAAAACGAATACGACCAACAATTCCCCTTTCCCATCGTGGCAAAGCCGGAACGTGGTTTCTCCTCATCAGGCGCCCAAACGATCGAAAGCGCAGAAGGCTTAGACCACGTACCCCCCGAATGGATACTGCAAGAAAAAGCCACAGGCATTGAACACACCGTCAATCTCTACCTCTCCAAATCCGGAGAAGTCCGCTGCTGTATCCCCCACGAGCGCCTTGCCGTGGAAGCGGGAGAGGTCGTGCAAGCCCAAACTCGCCGCCACGCCAGCTTGATCAAGACCTGCCAAGAGATCGCCCATAAACTCCCGGGGGCGAGAGGCATCATTAATATTCAAGGCTTCGTCGATCCTGCTAGCGACACGCTCAAAGTCATCGAAATAAACCCACGCATCGGAGGAGGTTACCCGCTCTGCGATGCCGCGAAGGGACACTACATCGAGTGGCTCTGCCGCGAATACCTGGACGGCGAAGAAATCGCTCCCTTCGATCAATGGACAGAAAACCTGCTCATGATGCGCTACCGTGATGCCCTATTCAGTCTCTAG